The following are encoded together in the Malaya genurostris strain Urasoe2022 chromosome 3, Malgen_1.1, whole genome shotgun sequence genome:
- the LOC131438252 gene encoding transmembrane protein 50B: MSIMDRIRQSYWVENVPRRNIIATLVASFLFFSGWWIAIDTASVHPKSWDFSYYICGILATISFFMVNSISNEMLHGGAAYTGGVLGESGIKVFLFIGFVLGFASIIAAIWIMIAEFATNNDKLEKGPGYALLVHNIFIFFSSLIYKFGRHSDDPYAAGIF, translated from the exons ATGTCGATCATGGACAGAATCAGACAATCATACTGGGTCGAAAACGTACCAAGACGGAACATTATTGCGACTCTGGTAGCGTCTTTCCTC TTTTTCAGTGGATGGTGGATTGCGATCGATACCGCTTCTGTACATCCCAAATCATGGGATTTCTCCTATTACATCTGTGGTATTTTAGCTACCATAAGTTTCTTCATGGTCAATTCGATTTCGAATGAGATG CTTCATGGTGGTGCAGCCTACACTGGTGGTGTACTGGGTGAAAGTGGCATTAAGGTATTCCTATTCATTGGATTCGTGCTTGGTTTTGCTTCGATAATTGCAGCCATCTGGATAATGATTGCGGAATTTGCTACTAACAACGACAAGCTGGAAAAGGGACCAGGATACGCCCTCCTGGTGCacaacattttcattttcttctcatCACTAATCTACAAGTTTGGTCGTCATAGTGATGATCCGTACGCTGCTGGGATTttctaa
- the LOC131435578 gene encoding chitooligosaccharidolytic beta-N-acetylglucosaminidase-like isoform X4, translating into MKVRLSGAILVFASLIVAAAWAQHSESNPVWGYRCVDSRCEKVALDANDALQKAVSLSVCRLYCNEIFGTLWPRPTGEYRLGNNLIHINGYDIEYQWDKSYEALSKNWDTSVERFRSQLMNKASGEQLKSGGKHMVVRVTVDTDSLVLNHGTDESYKLAITGTDAGDVSVKIDAKNYFGARHALETLAQLIVFDDLRNELQVVADVEIQDAPMFPHRGISLDTSRNYVDLKSIKRTIDALAMVKMNVFHWHITDSQSFPLVIKSQPLLHTYGAYSHKEIYSDENVADIVNYALARGIRVIPELDAPAHVGEGWEKTNLTSCFNFQPWVKYCVEPPCGQLDPTKDKVYDVLEDIYREMNDMFSKSDVFHMGGDEVSLSCWNSSVEIQQWMQSKGWGLEEADFLKLWNYFQSNALARLDKTTGDKRPIVMWTSHLTEDPYVDKYLDKNRYIIQIWTTGSDPKLTKLLEKGFRVIISNYDALYLDCGFAGWVTGGNNWCSPYIGWQKVYNNDLKLMSGPYSSQVLGAEGALWTEQADQLTLDARLWPRLSALAERLWTDPRSGWEQADSRMLIHRERLVENGIAAESLQPKWCLQNEGNCPMDQGRI; encoded by the exons ATGAAGGTACGTTTATCAGGAGCTATTTTGGTCTTCGCAAGCTTGATAGTCGCAGCAGCATGGGCACAGCACTCGGAAAG CAACCCGGTATGGGGCTACCGATGTGTAGACAGTCGTTGCGAAAAAGTTGCTCTGGATGCCAATGATGCACTGCAGAAGGCGGTTAGCCTGTCGGTATGTCGTCTCTACTGTAACGAGATATTCGGTACGCTGTGGCCCCGTCCGACCGGCGAGTACCGTTTGGGGAACAATTTGATCCATATTAATGGGTACGATATTGAATACCAGTGGGATAAATCATATGAAGCATTAAGTAAGAACTGGGACACTAGCGTCGAGCGGTTCCGGTCCCAGTTGATGAATAAAGCTTCTGGCGAGCAGTTGAAATCCGGAGGAAAGCATATGGTAGTAAGAGTGACCGTTGATACAGATTCGCTTGTACTGAACCATGGAACAGACGAGAGTTATAAGTTAGCCATAACTGGGACGGATGCAGGAGATGTGTCGGTAAAGATTGACGCGAAAAACTATTTCGGAGCTAGACATGCTCTGGAAACCTTAGCGCAGTTGATCGTATTTGATGATTTGCGGAATGAATTGCAAGTTGTGGCAGATGTAGAAATCCAAGATGCTCCAATGTTTCCACATCGTGGAATATCATTAGACACTTCGAGAAACTATGTCGATTTGAAATCTATCAAAAGGACGATCGATGCATTGGCGATGGTTAAAATGAACGTCTTCCATTGGCATATTACTGACTCGCAAAGTTTCCCATTAGTCATAAAGTCTCAACCGCTTCTGCATACGTACGGCGCCTACTCACACAAAGAGATCTACTCGGACGAGAATGTAGCTGATATAGTCAATTACGCTTTGGCGcgtggaattcgtgtcattccgGAACTGGATGCTCCGGCACATGTTGGCGAAGGATGGGAGAAAACAAATCTCACCAGCTGTTTCAACTTTCAACCATGGGTTAAATACTGTGTGGAACCACCGTGCGGCCAGTTGGATCCTACCAAAGATAAGGTCTACGATGTACTGGAAGATATCTATCGCGAAATGAATGATATGTTCAGTAAGTCAGACGTATTTCACATGGGAGGAGATGAAGTATCATTAAGTTGCTGGAACTCAAGCGTTGAAATTCAACAATGGATGCAATCGAAAGGATGGGGCCTGGAGGAAGCAGACTTCCTGAAGTTGTGGAATTATTTCCAGAGTAATGCACTAGCACGACTTGATAAAACCACAGGAGATAAAAGGCCAATAGTGATGTGGACAAGCCATCTTACGGAAGATCCCTATGTAGACAAGTATcttgacaaaaatcgatacaTAATTCAAATCTGGACCACTGGCTCTGACCCTAAGCTAACGAAGCTCTTAGAGAAAGGTTTTCGTGTGATCATTTCCAACTATGACGCTCTTTACCTGGACTGTGGATTTGCTGGATGGGTTACGGGTGGTAACAATTGGTGTTCACCATACATCGGCTGGCAGAAAGTTTACAATAACGACCTCAAACTGATGAGTGGACCCTACTCTTCACAGGTTCTGGGAGCTGAAGGCGCTTTATGGACAGAGCAAGCCGATCAATTGACATTGGATGCCCGTTTGTGGCCAAGATTAAGTGCGTTGGCCGAACGGCTCTGGACTGATCCTCGCAGCGGTTGGGAACAGGCTGACTCACGAATGTTGATCCATCGAGAAAGACTGGTTGAGAACGGCATTGCTGCAGAAAGCTTGCAACCGAAGTGGTGTCTGCAAAACGAAGGAAACTGTCCGATGGATCAAGGCAGAATTTAG
- the LOC131435578 gene encoding chitooligosaccharidolytic beta-N-acetylglucosaminidase-like isoform X2, with the protein MKSSLLKTSILVISLTAIVITVIYLGIVYSKPGVISPESNPVWGYRCVDSRCEKVALDANDALQKAVSLSVCRLYCNEIFGTLWPRPTGEYRLGNNLIHINGYDIEYQWDKSYEALSKNWDTSVERFRSQLMNKASGEQLKSGGKHMVVRVTVDTDSLVLNHGTDESYKLAITGTDAGDVSVKIDAKNYFGARHALETLAQLIVFDDLRNELQVVADVEIQDAPMFPHRGISLDTSRNYVDLKSIKRTIDALAMVKMNVFHWHITDSQSFPLVIKSQPLLHTYGAYSHKEIYSDENVADIVNYALARGIRVIPELDAPAHVGEGWEKTNLTSCFNFQPWVKYCVEPPCGQLDPTKDKVYDVLEDIYREMNDMFSKSDVFHMGGDEVSLSCWNSSVEIQQWMQSKGWGLEEADFLKLWNYFQSNALARLDKTTGDKRPIVMWTSHLTEDPYVDKYLDKNRYIIQIWTTGSDPKLTKLLEKGFRVIISNYDALYLDCGFAGWVTGGNNWCSPYIGWQKVYNNDLKLMSGPYSSQVLGAEGALWTEQADQLTLDARLWPRLSALAERLWTDPRSGWEQADSRMLIHRERLVENGIAAESLQPKWCLQNEGNCPMDQGRI; encoded by the exons ATGAAATCTTCCTTACTGAAAACCAGCATTCTAGTTATATCGCTCACAGCGATCGTTATTACTGTAATATACTTGGGAATTGTGTACTCAAAACCAGGAGTAATCAGCCCGGAAAG CAACCCGGTATGGGGCTACCGATGTGTAGACAGTCGTTGCGAAAAAGTTGCTCTGGATGCCAATGATGCACTGCAGAAGGCGGTTAGCCTGTCGGTATGTCGTCTCTACTGTAACGAGATATTCGGTACGCTGTGGCCCCGTCCGACCGGCGAGTACCGTTTGGGGAACAATTTGATCCATATTAATGGGTACGATATTGAATACCAGTGGGATAAATCATATGAAGCATTAAGTAAGAACTGGGACACTAGCGTCGAGCGGTTCCGGTCCCAGTTGATGAATAAAGCTTCTGGCGAGCAGTTGAAATCCGGAGGAAAGCATATGGTAGTAAGAGTGACCGTTGATACAGATTCGCTTGTACTGAACCATGGAACAGACGAGAGTTATAAGTTAGCCATAACTGGGACGGATGCAGGAGATGTGTCGGTAAAGATTGACGCGAAAAACTATTTCGGAGCTAGACATGCTCTGGAAACCTTAGCGCAGTTGATCGTATTTGATGATTTGCGGAATGAATTGCAAGTTGTGGCAGATGTAGAAATCCAAGATGCTCCAATGTTTCCACATCGTGGAATATCATTAGACACTTCGAGAAACTATGTCGATTTGAAATCTATCAAAAGGACGATCGATGCATTGGCGATGGTTAAAATGAACGTCTTCCATTGGCATATTACTGACTCGCAAAGTTTCCCATTAGTCATAAAGTCTCAACCGCTTCTGCATACGTACGGCGCCTACTCACACAAAGAGATCTACTCGGACGAGAATGTAGCTGATATAGTCAATTACGCTTTGGCGcgtggaattcgtgtcattccgGAACTGGATGCTCCGGCACATGTTGGCGAAGGATGGGAGAAAACAAATCTCACCAGCTGTTTCAACTTTCAACCATGGGTTAAATACTGTGTGGAACCACCGTGCGGCCAGTTGGATCCTACCAAAGATAAGGTCTACGATGTACTGGAAGATATCTATCGCGAAATGAATGATATGTTCAGTAAGTCAGACGTATTTCACATGGGAGGAGATGAAGTATCATTAAGTTGCTGGAACTCAAGCGTTGAAATTCAACAATGGATGCAATCGAAAGGATGGGGCCTGGAGGAAGCAGACTTCCTGAAGTTGTGGAATTATTTCCAGAGTAATGCACTAGCACGACTTGATAAAACCACAGGAGATAAAAGGCCAATAGTGATGTGGACAAGCCATCTTACGGAAGATCCCTATGTAGACAAGTATcttgacaaaaatcgatacaTAATTCAAATCTGGACCACTGGCTCTGACCCTAAGCTAACGAAGCTCTTAGAGAAAGGTTTTCGTGTGATCATTTCCAACTATGACGCTCTTTACCTGGACTGTGGATTTGCTGGATGGGTTACGGGTGGTAACAATTGGTGTTCACCATACATCGGCTGGCAGAAAGTTTACAATAACGACCTCAAACTGATGAGTGGACCCTACTCTTCACAGGTTCTGGGAGCTGAAGGCGCTTTATGGACAGAGCAAGCCGATCAATTGACATTGGATGCCCGTTTGTGGCCAAGATTAAGTGCGTTGGCCGAACGGCTCTGGACTGATCCTCGCAGCGGTTGGGAACAGGCTGACTCACGAATGTTGATCCATCGAGAAAGACTGGTTGAGAACGGCATTGCTGCAGAAAGCTTGCAACCGAAGTGGTGTCTGCAAAACGAAGGAAACTGTCCGATGGATCAAGGCAGAATTTAG
- the LOC131435578 gene encoding chitooligosaccharidolytic beta-N-acetylglucosaminidase-like isoform X3: protein MGISHTNVEMKVRLSGAILVFASLIVAAAWAQHSESNPVWGYRCVDSRCEKVALDANDALQKAVSLSVCRLYCNEIFGTLWPRPTGEYRLGNNLIHINGYDIEYQWDKSYEALSKNWDTSVERFRSQLMNKASGEQLKSGGKHMVVRVTVDTDSLVLNHGTDESYKLAITGTDAGDVSVKIDAKNYFGARHALETLAQLIVFDDLRNELQVVADVEIQDAPMFPHRGISLDTSRNYVDLKSIKRTIDALAMVKMNVFHWHITDSQSFPLVIKSQPLLHTYGAYSHKEIYSDENVADIVNYALARGIRVIPELDAPAHVGEGWEKTNLTSCFNFQPWVKYCVEPPCGQLDPTKDKVYDVLEDIYREMNDMFSKSDVFHMGGDEVSLSCWNSSVEIQQWMQSKGWGLEEADFLKLWNYFQSNALARLDKTTGDKRPIVMWTSHLTEDPYVDKYLDKNRYIIQIWTTGSDPKLTKLLEKGFRVIISNYDALYLDCGFAGWVTGGNNWCSPYIGWQKVYNNDLKLMSGPYSSQVLGAEGALWTEQADQLTLDARLWPRLSALAERLWTDPRSGWEQADSRMLIHRERLVENGIAAESLQPKWCLQNEGNCPMDQGRI from the exons ATGG GAATATCTCACACGAATGTCGAGATGAAGGTACGTTTATCAGGAGCTATTTTGGTCTTCGCAAGCTTGATAGTCGCAGCAGCATGGGCACAGCACTCGGAAAG CAACCCGGTATGGGGCTACCGATGTGTAGACAGTCGTTGCGAAAAAGTTGCTCTGGATGCCAATGATGCACTGCAGAAGGCGGTTAGCCTGTCGGTATGTCGTCTCTACTGTAACGAGATATTCGGTACGCTGTGGCCCCGTCCGACCGGCGAGTACCGTTTGGGGAACAATTTGATCCATATTAATGGGTACGATATTGAATACCAGTGGGATAAATCATATGAAGCATTAAGTAAGAACTGGGACACTAGCGTCGAGCGGTTCCGGTCCCAGTTGATGAATAAAGCTTCTGGCGAGCAGTTGAAATCCGGAGGAAAGCATATGGTAGTAAGAGTGACCGTTGATACAGATTCGCTTGTACTGAACCATGGAACAGACGAGAGTTATAAGTTAGCCATAACTGGGACGGATGCAGGAGATGTGTCGGTAAAGATTGACGCGAAAAACTATTTCGGAGCTAGACATGCTCTGGAAACCTTAGCGCAGTTGATCGTATTTGATGATTTGCGGAATGAATTGCAAGTTGTGGCAGATGTAGAAATCCAAGATGCTCCAATGTTTCCACATCGTGGAATATCATTAGACACTTCGAGAAACTATGTCGATTTGAAATCTATCAAAAGGACGATCGATGCATTGGCGATGGTTAAAATGAACGTCTTCCATTGGCATATTACTGACTCGCAAAGTTTCCCATTAGTCATAAAGTCTCAACCGCTTCTGCATACGTACGGCGCCTACTCACACAAAGAGATCTACTCGGACGAGAATGTAGCTGATATAGTCAATTACGCTTTGGCGcgtggaattcgtgtcattccgGAACTGGATGCTCCGGCACATGTTGGCGAAGGATGGGAGAAAACAAATCTCACCAGCTGTTTCAACTTTCAACCATGGGTTAAATACTGTGTGGAACCACCGTGCGGCCAGTTGGATCCTACCAAAGATAAGGTCTACGATGTACTGGAAGATATCTATCGCGAAATGAATGATATGTTCAGTAAGTCAGACGTATTTCACATGGGAGGAGATGAAGTATCATTAAGTTGCTGGAACTCAAGCGTTGAAATTCAACAATGGATGCAATCGAAAGGATGGGGCCTGGAGGAAGCAGACTTCCTGAAGTTGTGGAATTATTTCCAGAGTAATGCACTAGCACGACTTGATAAAACCACAGGAGATAAAAGGCCAATAGTGATGTGGACAAGCCATCTTACGGAAGATCCCTATGTAGACAAGTATcttgacaaaaatcgatacaTAATTCAAATCTGGACCACTGGCTCTGACCCTAAGCTAACGAAGCTCTTAGAGAAAGGTTTTCGTGTGATCATTTCCAACTATGACGCTCTTTACCTGGACTGTGGATTTGCTGGATGGGTTACGGGTGGTAACAATTGGTGTTCACCATACATCGGCTGGCAGAAAGTTTACAATAACGACCTCAAACTGATGAGTGGACCCTACTCTTCACAGGTTCTGGGAGCTGAAGGCGCTTTATGGACAGAGCAAGCCGATCAATTGACATTGGATGCCCGTTTGTGGCCAAGATTAAGTGCGTTGGCCGAACGGCTCTGGACTGATCCTCGCAGCGGTTGGGAACAGGCTGACTCACGAATGTTGATCCATCGAGAAAGACTGGTTGAGAACGGCATTGCTGCAGAAAGCTTGCAACCGAAGTGGTGTCTGCAAAACGAAGGAAACTGTCCGATGGATCAAGGCAGAATTTAG
- the LOC131438836 gene encoding chitooligosaccharidolytic beta-N-acetylglucosaminidase-like, with protein sequence MNARYPGLILVFISLIVVEKAFTQQSESTPVWAYRCVNNRCKKVALTSTETLQKAVSLSVCRTYCNEIFSTLWPRPTGKYRWGSKMIHINGDDIQNQWNKSYEALGTYWNISLERFQVQLTNKAFGEQLRSGGKRMVINVAVDTDSLVLNHGTDESYKLAITRLNSGDVSVALSAKNYFGARHALETLAQLIVFDDLRSELQIVTDVEIQDAPVFPHRGVLLDTSRNYVDLKSIKRTIDALAMVKMNVFHWHITDSQSFPLVIKSQPILHTYGAYSRREVYSAENVADVVHYALARGIRVVPELDAPAHVGEGWEKTNLTSCFNIQPWGQYCVEPPCGQLDPTNDKVYDVLEDIYREMNDMFSKSDVFHMGGDEVSFKCWASNAQIKQWMKSKGWGLEKADFLKLWVYFQSNALERFDKSTEKKRSIVLWTSHLTEDSYVDKYLDKNRYIIQVWTTGSDPKLKTLLEKGFRVIISNYDALYLDCGFAGWVTGGNNWCSPYIGWQKIYNNDLRRMSGPYSSQVLGAEGALWTEQADQLTLDARLWPRLSALAERLWTDPRSGWQRADSRMLIHRERLVENGIAAESLQPKWCLQNEGNCPA encoded by the exons ATGAACGCACGGTATCCAGGATTGATTTTGGTCTTCATCAGCTTGATAGTCGTAGAAAAAGCATTTACACAGCAATCAGAAAG cacTCCAGTCTGGGCTTACCGGTGTGTAAATAACCGTTGCAAGAAAGTTGCTTTGACTTCCACTGAAACGTTGCAGAAAGCAGTCAGTCTTTCGGTATGTCGTACCTACTGTAACGAGATATTCAGTACATTGTGGCCACGCCCGACCGGCAAGTACCGTTGGGGTAGCAAAATGATCCATATTAATGGGGACGACATTCAAAACCAATGGAATAAATCGTATGAAGCTTTAGGCACGTACTGGAACATCAGCCTCGAGCGGTTTCAGGTTCAGTTGACGAATAAAGCTTTCGGAGAGCAGTTGAGATCCGGGGGAAAACGTATGGTGATAAATGTGGCCGTTGATACAGATTCTCTGGTACTGAACCATGGAACGGACGAGAGTTATAAGTTAGCCATCACAAGATTAAACTCGGGAGACGTGTCGGTAGCGCTCAGTGCAAAAAACTACTTTGGGGCTAGACACGCCTTGGAAACCTTGGCGCAGTTGATTGTATTTGACGATTTAAGAAGTGAgttgcaaattgtgacagatgtAGAAATTCAAGATGCTCCGGTATTCCCACACCGTGGAGTATTGTTAGACACTTCGAGAAACTATGTCGATTTAAAATCTATCAAAAGGACGATCGATGCATTGGCGATGGTTAAAATGAACGTCTTCCATTGGCATATTACTGACTCGCAAAGTTTCCCATTAGTCATAAAATCTCAACCGATTTTGCATACCTATGGTGCTTACTCACGCAGAGAAGTATATTCGGCAGAGAATGTAGCTGATGTAGTACATTATGCCTTGGCACGAGGAATTCGTGTCGTTCCGGAACTGGATGCTCCAGCACATGTCGGCGAAGGATGGGAGAAAACAAATCTTACTAGTTGTTTCAATATCCAGCCATGGGGTCAATACTGTGTGGAACCACCGTGCGGCCAGTTGGATCCTACCAACGATAAGGTTTACGATGTACTGGAAGATATCTATCGCGAAATGAATGATATGTTCAGTAAGTCAGACGTATTTCATATGGGAGGAGATGAAGTATCATTTAAATGCTGGGCTTCAAACGCGCAAATTAAGCAATGGATGAAATCAAAAGGCTGGGGTCTTGAAAAGGCTGATTTCCTAAAGTTATGGGTTTATTTTCAAAGTAATGCATTAGAACGGTTTGACAAATCTACAGAGAAAAAACGGTCAATTGTGCTGTGGACAAGCCATCTTACAGAAGATTCCTATGTAGACAAGTACCTCGAcaaaaatcgttacattattCAAGTTTGGACCACTGGCTCTGACCCCAAGCTAAAGACTCTGTTAGAGAAAGGTTTTCGTGTGATCATTTCTAACTATGATGCTCTGTACTTGGACTGTGGATTTGCCGGATGGGTTACGGGTGGTAACAATTGGTGTTCGCCGTACATTGGTTGGCAGAAAATTTACAATAACGACCTCCGACGAATGAGTGGACCGTATTCTTCACAAGTTCTGGGAGCTGAAGGCGCCCTATGGACAGAGCAAGCCGATCAATTGACACTGGATGCCCGTTTGTGGCCAAGATTGAGTGCGTTAGCGGAAAGACTCTGGACTGATCCTCGTAGTGGATGGCAACGTGCTGATTCACGAATGTTGATCCATCGAGAAAGACTAGTTGAAAATGGCATAGCTGCAGAAAGCTTGCAACCAAAGTGGTGTCTGCAGAATGAGGGAAACTGTCCGGCTTGA
- the LOC131435578 gene encoding chitooligosaccharidolytic beta-N-acetylglucosaminidase-like isoform X1, producing MKSSLLKTSILVISLTAIVITVIYLGIVYSKPGVISPERFDVLYFFNLERFRSLVPSSFITYMEPLLQFTRNRLGNNPVWGYRCVDSRCEKVALDANDALQKAVSLSVCRLYCNEIFGTLWPRPTGEYRLGNNLIHINGYDIEYQWDKSYEALSKNWDTSVERFRSQLMNKASGEQLKSGGKHMVVRVTVDTDSLVLNHGTDESYKLAITGTDAGDVSVKIDAKNYFGARHALETLAQLIVFDDLRNELQVVADVEIQDAPMFPHRGISLDTSRNYVDLKSIKRTIDALAMVKMNVFHWHITDSQSFPLVIKSQPLLHTYGAYSHKEIYSDENVADIVNYALARGIRVIPELDAPAHVGEGWEKTNLTSCFNFQPWVKYCVEPPCGQLDPTKDKVYDVLEDIYREMNDMFSKSDVFHMGGDEVSLSCWNSSVEIQQWMQSKGWGLEEADFLKLWNYFQSNALARLDKTTGDKRPIVMWTSHLTEDPYVDKYLDKNRYIIQIWTTGSDPKLTKLLEKGFRVIISNYDALYLDCGFAGWVTGGNNWCSPYIGWQKVYNNDLKLMSGPYSSQVLGAEGALWTEQADQLTLDARLWPRLSALAERLWTDPRSGWEQADSRMLIHRERLVENGIAAESLQPKWCLQNEGNCPMDQGRI from the exons ATGAAATCTTCCTTACTGAAAACCAGCATTCTAGTTATATCGCTCACAGCGATCGTTATTACTGTAATATACTTGGGAATTGTGTACTCAAAACCAGGAGTAATCAGCCCGGAAAGGTTTGATGTATTATATTTCTTCAATCTAGAACgttttcgttcattagttccgtCAAGCTTCATAACTTATATGGAACCATTACTTCAGTTTACACGAAATAGGCTAGGAAA CAACCCGGTATGGGGCTACCGATGTGTAGACAGTCGTTGCGAAAAAGTTGCTCTGGATGCCAATGATGCACTGCAGAAGGCGGTTAGCCTGTCGGTATGTCGTCTCTACTGTAACGAGATATTCGGTACGCTGTGGCCCCGTCCGACCGGCGAGTACCGTTTGGGGAACAATTTGATCCATATTAATGGGTACGATATTGAATACCAGTGGGATAAATCATATGAAGCATTAAGTAAGAACTGGGACACTAGCGTCGAGCGGTTCCGGTCCCAGTTGATGAATAAAGCTTCTGGCGAGCAGTTGAAATCCGGAGGAAAGCATATGGTAGTAAGAGTGACCGTTGATACAGATTCGCTTGTACTGAACCATGGAACAGACGAGAGTTATAAGTTAGCCATAACTGGGACGGATGCAGGAGATGTGTCGGTAAAGATTGACGCGAAAAACTATTTCGGAGCTAGACATGCTCTGGAAACCTTAGCGCAGTTGATCGTATTTGATGATTTGCGGAATGAATTGCAAGTTGTGGCAGATGTAGAAATCCAAGATGCTCCAATGTTTCCACATCGTGGAATATCATTAGACACTTCGAGAAACTATGTCGATTTGAAATCTATCAAAAGGACGATCGATGCATTGGCGATGGTTAAAATGAACGTCTTCCATTGGCATATTACTGACTCGCAAAGTTTCCCATTAGTCATAAAGTCTCAACCGCTTCTGCATACGTACGGCGCCTACTCACACAAAGAGATCTACTCGGACGAGAATGTAGCTGATATAGTCAATTACGCTTTGGCGcgtggaattcgtgtcattccgGAACTGGATGCTCCGGCACATGTTGGCGAAGGATGGGAGAAAACAAATCTCACCAGCTGTTTCAACTTTCAACCATGGGTTAAATACTGTGTGGAACCACCGTGCGGCCAGTTGGATCCTACCAAAGATAAGGTCTACGATGTACTGGAAGATATCTATCGCGAAATGAATGATATGTTCAGTAAGTCAGACGTATTTCACATGGGAGGAGATGAAGTATCATTAAGTTGCTGGAACTCAAGCGTTGAAATTCAACAATGGATGCAATCGAAAGGATGGGGCCTGGAGGAAGCAGACTTCCTGAAGTTGTGGAATTATTTCCAGAGTAATGCACTAGCACGACTTGATAAAACCACAGGAGATAAAAGGCCAATAGTGATGTGGACAAGCCATCTTACGGAAGATCCCTATGTAGACAAGTATcttgacaaaaatcgatacaTAATTCAAATCTGGACCACTGGCTCTGACCCTAAGCTAACGAAGCTCTTAGAGAAAGGTTTTCGTGTGATCATTTCCAACTATGACGCTCTTTACCTGGACTGTGGATTTGCTGGATGGGTTACGGGTGGTAACAATTGGTGTTCACCATACATCGGCTGGCAGAAAGTTTACAATAACGACCTCAAACTGATGAGTGGACCCTACTCTTCACAGGTTCTGGGAGCTGAAGGCGCTTTATGGACAGAGCAAGCCGATCAATTGACATTGGATGCCCGTTTGTGGCCAAGATTAAGTGCGTTGGCCGAACGGCTCTGGACTGATCCTCGCAGCGGTTGGGAACAGGCTGACTCACGAATGTTGATCCATCGAGAAAGACTGGTTGAGAACGGCATTGCTGCAGAAAGCTTGCAACCGAAGTGGTGTCTGCAAAACGAAGGAAACTGTCCGATGGATCAAGGCAGAATTTAG